In Deltaproteobacteria bacterium, the genomic window TTCGACCTGGAACGCCTTTGCCAATCGGCTGAAATGATGAAAATATCCGAATCTCCCGGGATGTCGATCCAGGAGCCGGTCCGGAACAAAGATCTCCCCTTCGGGATAACCATCAGGCCCATAAAAGATAAGGCGGGGACCATTGATTTTGCCTCGGTCGTCATCGAAAGTTATTTGAGTCTGGGTATGCCAAGAGAAACAGCGGGAAAAATTTTTGAAACACCGGAGAGGATGCTTAGACCTTACAACCATCTCGTTGTCGCCTATCTGAATGAAAGGCCCGTTTCTTCAGCCATGCTTATTTTCTCCCATACCATCGCCGGTATTTACTGGGTAGGAACTATTGAATCCGCCCGTAAAAAGGGACTGGCCGAAGCCTGTACCAGCCTGGTTACCAATGAGGCCTTCAGAAGAGGGGCCTCCCGGGTTATTCTCCAGGCCAGTAAATTCGGGGAACCGGTCTATCTCCGTCTCGGATTCAAGGAATTTACCC contains:
- a CDS encoding GNAT family N-acetyltransferase encodes the protein MNDHDLIDLADLNYAESIREVARWRADSEIIEQNDLLLVAGGGKTPVTNSAMPLGNQAGPPADALLERVRGYFGNKSIGYSFRLRRHLDFDLERLCQSAEMMKISESPGMSIQEPVRNKDLPFGITIRPIKDKAGTIDFASVVIESYLSLGMPRETAGKIFETPERMLRPYNHLVVAYLNERPVSSAMLIFSHTIAGIYWVGTIESARKKGLAEACTSLVTNEAFRRGASRVILQASKFGEPVYLRLGFKEFTRYPWYMHFRKG